The following are encoded in a window of Acidobacteriota bacterium genomic DNA:
- a CDS encoding RNA polymerase sigma factor — protein sequence MTDAAEFEAFVREYQDMVFATAVRLLGNPSEAEDVAQTVFLRAFERFGTAGPGPAAPGWLKTVATNLCLNHLSRYRNRWRFFSELSRDRDDEAASPFEAILAGGSSPAEDLEAADRQALVEQALQGLPHHQRVPLVLYHFEQKNYQEIAGLLGVSLGKLKTDMHRGRLALKRYLERHAAR from the coding sequence ATGACCGATGCCGCCGAGTTCGAGGCGTTCGTCCGTGAATACCAGGACATGGTCTTCGCCACGGCGGTCCGGCTACTGGGCAACCCGAGTGAGGCGGAGGACGTGGCGCAGACGGTGTTTCTCCGGGCGTTCGAGCGGTTCGGCACCGCGGGGCCAGGCCCCGCCGCTCCTGGATGGCTCAAGACCGTGGCGACGAACCTCTGCCTGAATCATCTGTCCCGGTACCGCAACCGGTGGCGCTTCTTCAGCGAGCTGAGCCGGGATCGGGATGACGAGGCCGCGTCGCCGTTCGAAGCGATCCTCGCCGGCGGGTCGTCGCCCGCCGAGGATCTGGAGGCTGCGGACCGGCAGGCCCTGGTGGAGCAGGCGCTGCAGGGCCTGCCGCACCATCAGCGCGTGCCGCTCGTGCTGTACCACTTCGAGCAGAAGAACTATCAGGAGATTGCGGGCTTGCTCGGCGTGTCGCTGGGCAAGCTGAAGACCGACATGCATCGGGGCCGGCTGGCCCTGAAACGGTACCTGGAACGCCATGCAGCCCGATGA
- a CDS encoding NAD(P)-binding domain-containing protein → MPPDIVVTAPEYERVGTVFPHTPLVRCHVCVPEEDVLAETIARTGARHAIVGSLVYRDRLYAALGPGSVLARFGVGYDGIDLAAASARGILCTNTPGVLDQSVAELAMLLIAAAARHVVALDASMRRGEWAPRGGAELAGRTLAIIGSGRIGAATARIAANGYGMRVIGCRRSARDLDDESSQTGFSQLTNRFEDAVRHADYVCLLIPGTAENAQFVNRERLAMLQPHAWLVNVARGSVVDEAALYDALSSGRLAGAALDVFAREPYVPADPSRDLRTLPNVVLVPHIGSNTAAANQRMSERAIRNVLLGESREFGEMDLLNPAVLIA, encoded by the coding sequence ATGCCGCCCGACATCGTCGTGACCGCCCCCGAGTACGAGCGGGTGGGCACCGTGTTTCCACACACGCCGCTCGTCCGCTGCCACGTGTGCGTGCCGGAGGAGGACGTGCTCGCCGAGACGATCGCGCGGACGGGCGCCCGCCATGCCATCGTCGGGTCGCTCGTCTATCGCGATCGCCTGTATGCGGCGCTCGGCCCCGGCAGCGTGCTCGCCCGCTTCGGCGTCGGCTACGACGGGATCGACCTCGCCGCGGCGTCGGCGCGCGGGATCCTCTGCACGAACACGCCCGGCGTGCTGGACCAGTCGGTTGCCGAGCTGGCCATGTTGCTGATCGCCGCGGCGGCCCGGCACGTCGTCGCCCTGGACGCGTCGATGCGGCGCGGTGAGTGGGCGCCCCGCGGCGGCGCCGAGCTCGCCGGCCGGACGCTCGCGATCATCGGGAGCGGCCGGATCGGCGCGGCGACGGCGCGGATCGCCGCCAACGGCTACGGCATGCGCGTGATCGGATGCCGCCGCTCGGCCAGGGATCTGGACGACGAGTCGAGCCAGACCGGGTTCTCGCAGTTGACGAACCGGTTCGAAGACGCCGTCAGGCACGCGGACTACGTGTGCCTGCTCATCCCCGGCACGGCCGAGAACGCGCAGTTCGTCAATCGCGAACGCCTGGCCATGCTGCAGCCGCACGCTTGGCTCGTCAACGTCGCGCGCGGCAGCGTCGTCGACGAGGCCGCGCTCTACGACGCGCTCTCCTCCGGCCGGCTCGCCGGCGCGGCGCTCGACGTCTTCGCGCGGGAACCCTACGTGCCGGCGGATCCTTCGCGCGACCTGCGGACGCTCCCGAACGTGGTGCTCGTGCCCCATATCGGCAGCAATACCGCGGCCGCGAACCAGCGGATGTCCGAACGGGCCATTCGCAATGTGCTGCTCGGCGAATCCAGGGAGTTCGGCGAGATGGACCTCCTGAATCCGGCCGTGCTCATTGCCTGA